Proteins from a single region of Mucilaginibacter daejeonensis:
- a CDS encoding zinc-binding alcohol dehydrogenase family protein, whose translation MKVLTCTTPGSFAYSEAEQPVSKADHAIIKIKRIGVCGTDLHAFRGTQPFFSYPRILGHELSGELVDTGNAPGFEVGEAVTFIPYFNCGHCVACRTGKPNCCANIQVCGVHADGGMRDYLQVPTYSLIHGEGLTYDELALVEPLAIGAHGIRRAGIDQGDFVLVIGAGPIGLGTIEFARIAGGKVIAMDVSNDRLQFCKDKLGIEYTINPLDGNAVEKLREITGGDMASVVIDATGNLKAINGGIDYLAHGGRYVLIGLQKEAFSFSHPEFHKRESTLMSSRNATRQDFEHVIACMKQGLVDPKTYITHRVEFNEVADNFESWLDPANGVIKAMIVNE comes from the coding sequence ATGAAAGTATTGACCTGTACCACACCGGGCAGCTTTGCCTATAGCGAAGCTGAGCAGCCGGTATCCAAAGCCGATCACGCCATCATCAAGATCAAACGAATAGGTGTTTGCGGTACCGATCTGCATGCCTTTCGCGGTACGCAGCCCTTTTTTAGCTACCCACGCATCTTAGGTCATGAGCTTTCGGGCGAGCTGGTAGATACCGGCAACGCGCCGGGCTTTGAGGTGGGAGAGGCCGTAACGTTCATCCCGTATTTTAACTGTGGCCATTGCGTGGCCTGCCGCACGGGCAAACCTAACTGCTGCGCCAACATACAAGTGTGCGGTGTGCATGCCGATGGAGGTATGCGCGATTATCTGCAAGTACCCACCTACTCATTGATCCACGGCGAAGGCCTTACCTATGATGAATTGGCTTTGGTTGAACCATTGGCCATTGGTGCCCATGGCATCCGCCGTGCAGGCATTGATCAGGGCGATTTTGTGCTCGTGATCGGCGCGGGCCCTATCGGTTTAGGTACCATCGAGTTCGCCCGCATTGCCGGTGGTAAGGTGATCGCCATGGATGTAAGCAATGATCGTTTGCAATTCTGTAAGGATAAGCTGGGTATCGAATATACGATCAACCCTCTGGACGGCAACGCCGTAGAAAAACTACGTGAGATCACCGGTGGCGATATGGCCTCGGTGGTGATCGATGCTACGGGTAACCTGAAAGCCATCAACGGCGGTATCGACTACCTGGCCCATGGTGGCCGTTACGTGCTCATCGGCCTGCAAAAAGAGGCGTTCAGCTTTAGTCACCCTGAGTTCCACAAGCGCGAATCGACCTTGATGAGCAGCCGCAACGCCACCCGTCAGGATTTTGAGCATGTGATCGCCTGCATGAAACAAGGCCTGGTAGATCCCAAGACCTACATAACTCACCGCGTAGAATTTAACGAGGTGGCCGATAATTTTGAGAGCTGGCTTGACCCCGCCAACGGCGTGATCAAAGCCATGATCGTGAACGAGTAA
- a CDS encoding amidohydrolase family protein, which yields MIKIDAHQHFWKFDPVRDSWITEDMDVIRRDFLPPDLMHILMHNRIEGCIAVQASQTEKENTFLLELAHSYPFIKGVVGWVDLQADDVEERLKHYSRHDKMIGFRHVLQGEPQRDLMLTPKFKKGISLLSKYGFTYDILIFPDQIDFSAQLVAEFPDQAFVIDHIAKPDIKNHEVAGWEKSIRSIAQHPNVHCKVSGMVTEANWYTWEEEDFKPYMDVIFDAFGIDRVMFGSDWPVCMVAGGYNRVVKMVRHYTEALSDTDKMKFWGGNAIKFYNLDI from the coding sequence ATGATAAAGATCGATGCCCATCAGCATTTTTGGAAATTTGACCCTGTAAGAGACAGCTGGATCACGGAGGACATGGATGTCATCCGTCGTGATTTTTTGCCGCCCGACCTGATGCACATCCTGATGCATAACCGCATTGAGGGTTGCATTGCCGTGCAAGCCAGCCAAACCGAAAAAGAGAACACTTTTTTATTGGAACTGGCTCACAGTTACCCATTCATCAAAGGCGTAGTGGGCTGGGTTGATCTGCAGGCCGACGATGTGGAAGAGCGTTTGAAGCATTACAGCCGTCATGACAAGATGATAGGTTTCAGGCATGTGCTGCAGGGCGAACCGCAGCGTGATCTGATGCTGACACCAAAGTTCAAAAAGGGTATCAGCTTGTTAAGCAAATACGGCTTCACCTATGACATCCTGATCTTTCCAGATCAGATCGACTTTTCGGCGCAGCTGGTGGCCGAGTTCCCGGATCAGGCCTTTGTGATCGATCACATCGCCAAACCCGACATCAAGAACCACGAAGTGGCAGGTTGGGAAAAAAGCATCAGGTCCATCGCTCAACATCCTAATGTGCATTGTAAAGTGTCGGGCATGGTGACCGAGGCCAACTGGTACACCTGGGAAGAAGAGGACTTTAAACCGTACATGGATGTGATATTTGATGCCTTTGGCATTGATCGCGTCATGTTCGGGTCTGACTGGCCGGTGTGTATGGTAGCGGGAGGTTACAACCGCGTGGTCAAAATGGTGCGCCATTACACCGAAGCCTTGTCTGACACCGATAAAATGAAGTTCTGGGGTGGCAACGCCATCAAATTTTATAACCTTGATATATAG
- a CDS encoding DUF4251 domain-containing protein: protein MRTIKLLMTAGLMAVATLFVKAQTAADPQAVALKKLADGKSFTFLAKFANLSAISKEVSLNATFANNQATSANSHIKLVNNYYIKMTADSLVAYLPSFDNQYDNGAFASDGAVLTKRNETPMKYVTKTFQYAVKQRKKGNVTIVVDPKDDPKIDKFTFEIDPNGNSRVNVDISDSRNVSFEGVTGPGN from the coding sequence ATGAGAACCATCAAACTATTAATGACCGCAGGGCTAATGGCCGTTGCTACGCTGTTCGTAAAAGCACAAACTGCCGCCGATCCGCAGGCCGTGGCTCTTAAAAAGCTCGCCGATGGTAAAAGCTTTACCTTTTTGGCCAAGTTCGCAAACCTGTCGGCCATTAGCAAGGAAGTATCCCTGAACGCTACTTTCGCTAATAACCAGGCCACGTCGGCCAACAGCCATATCAAGCTGGTCAATAACTACTACATCAAAATGACGGCCGACTCGTTGGTGGCCTATTTGCCATCGTTCGATAACCAGTATGATAATGGTGCTTTCGCTTCTGACGGGGCAGTGCTCACCAAACGTAACGAGACGCCTATGAAATACGTGACCAAGACCTTTCAGTATGCCGTAAAGCAGCGTAAAAAAGGGAACGTGACCATTGTGGTAGATCCCAAGGATGACCCTAAGATCGATAAGTTCACGTTCGAGATAGACCCTAACGGGAATAGCCGCGTGAATGTGGACATTAGTGATAGTCGCAACGTAAGCTTCGAAGGCGTTACCGGTCCGGGCAACTAA
- a CDS encoding UxaA family hydrolase: MKQKILKINPNDNVLVALVDLPVGEVITYGNDTVTTVDPIPAKHKVAINAFEPGDEIIMYGVLVGKAQVHIPAGGVISTANIKHAANSTLHEGSHMDWQKPDVSPWQSRTFNGFHRSNGEVGTANYWLVIPMVFCENRNIEVLQESLLKPLGYGRKKVYESKAQQLINKVKAGGGIDEVLYTEISGSDADDQQSRVFPNVDGIKFLSHTGGCGGIRQDAETLCGLLAGYITHPNVAGATVLSLGCQNAQVSILQAEIQKRSPNFDKPLYILDQQTIGKESDMIEQALRKTLAGLIEANKATRQPAPLSKLTIGLECGGSDGFSGISANPAIGYTSDLLVALGGSVILAEFPELCGVEQNLIDRCVQKEDADRFVDLVHTYAQRAEEAGSGFDMNPSPGNIKDGLITDAIKSAGAAKKAGTSPVVDVLDYPEKVVNPGLNLLCTPGNDVESTTAEVGSGANVVLFTTGLGTPTGNPITPVVKIATNTALYNKMSDIIDINTGTIIEGEETIEQAGSRILDYVIQVASGEIEVSAVRHGQDDFIPWKRGVSL, from the coding sequence ATGAAACAGAAGATCTTAAAGATCAATCCTAATGATAATGTACTGGTGGCGCTGGTAGATCTGCCGGTGGGTGAGGTGATCACCTACGGTAATGATACCGTTACCACAGTTGACCCTATACCGGCCAAACACAAAGTGGCTATCAATGCCTTTGAACCTGGCGACGAGATCATTATGTACGGTGTACTGGTGGGCAAGGCGCAGGTACACATCCCTGCGGGTGGTGTGATCAGTACGGCCAACATCAAGCATGCCGCCAACAGCACCCTGCATGAGGGTAGCCACATGGATTGGCAAAAGCCGGACGTAAGTCCATGGCAAAGCCGCACCTTTAACGGTTTTCACCGCAGCAACGGCGAGGTGGGTACCGCTAACTACTGGCTGGTGATCCCTATGGTGTTTTGCGAGAACCGCAACATCGAGGTGTTGCAGGAATCGTTATTGAAACCGCTGGGCTACGGTCGTAAAAAAGTATACGAAAGCAAAGCACAGCAACTGATCAACAAAGTAAAGGCCGGTGGCGGTATCGATGAGGTGTTATACACCGAGATATCGGGTTCTGATGCCGATGATCAGCAAAGCCGTGTGTTCCCTAATGTTGACGGCATCAAGTTTTTGAGCCACACGGGCGGCTGCGGCGGTATCCGTCAGGATGCCGAAACGCTTTGCGGCTTGCTGGCCGGCTACATCACCCACCCTAACGTGGCCGGTGCTACGGTGCTAAGCCTTGGCTGCCAAAACGCACAGGTATCGATCCTGCAGGCCGAGATACAAAAACGCTCACCCAACTTTGATAAACCGCTGTACATACTGGATCAGCAAACGATAGGTAAGGAGTCGGATATGATCGAGCAGGCCTTACGTAAAACCCTGGCCGGACTGATCGAGGCCAACAAGGCTACCCGCCAGCCGGCACCGTTAAGCAAACTTACCATTGGATTAGAGTGCGGCGGATCTGACGGTTTCTCGGGTATATCGGCCAACCCGGCCATCGGTTATACCTCCGATCTGTTGGTGGCTTTGGGCGGATCAGTTATCCTGGCCGAGTTCCCTGAGCTTTGCGGAGTTGAGCAGAACCTGATCGACCGTTGCGTGCAAAAAGAGGATGCCGACCGTTTTGTTGACCTGGTACATACCTACGCGCAACGTGCCGAAGAGGCCGGTTCGGGCTTTGATATGAACCCATCGCCGGGCAACATCAAGGACGGACTGATCACCGATGCCATCAAATCAGCAGGTGCGGCCAAAAAAGCCGGTACCTCACCAGTGGTAGATGTGCTGGATTACCCTGAAAAAGTGGTCAACCCCGGATTGAACCTGCTTTGCACCCCGGGCAACGATGTAGAAAGTACCACCGCCGAGGTAGGCTCGGGCGCTAACGTAGTGTTGTTCACTACCGGTTTGGGTACGCCTACGGGCAACCCGATCACCCCGGTGGTCAAGATCGCTACCAACACCGCGCTGTATAATAAGATGAGCGACATCATCGATATCAATACAGGTACCATCATTGAAGGTGAGGAGACCATTGAGCAGGCCGGCTCACGTATATTGGATTATGTGATCCAGGTGGCCAGCGGCGAGATCGAGGTCAGCGCCGTACGCCATGGTCAGGACGATTTCATTCCGTGGAAACGCGGTGTGTCATTATAA
- a CDS encoding tagaturonate reductase — MILSRYNLNKINVEGLVMPDEKIFDLPEKVLQFGTGVLLRGLPNYYIDKANREGVFNGRVVVVKSTDTGSATDFDRQDSLYTLHIKGIDEGKHVDEQIICSAISRVLSAGTDWDAILKVAQSPDLQIVISNTTEVGIQLVQDDIRKHPPVSFPGKLLAVLYERYQAFNGSADSGLVIVPSELIVDNGKKLESIVLELAHLNKLEPAFMDWLEEHNYFCNSLVDRIVPGKPGADQAAQLQSECGYQDDLRIVSEVYSLWAIEGDEHVKNVLSFAQVDKGVVIVPDIEIFRELKLRLLNGTHTLSCAVAFLSGFRTVKQAMDDAGFKHFIEHLMLKEIAPAIPYDVDHEAATEFSAKVLDRFRNPAIEHQWISISAQYSSKIKMRVLPLLLNHYKMCDLVPVHIATGFAAFIRFMKCTKADNGQYIGHANGADYVITDSQADIFAQAWQNHDLHDVTYSILSNKTLWDTDLTQLPGFKEAVLKQLQQIEAHGAQHILAKETLV; from the coding sequence ATGATCCTTTCCAGATATAATTTAAACAAGATAAACGTAGAGGGCCTGGTGATGCCAGATGAAAAGATCTTTGATCTGCCCGAAAAAGTATTACAGTTCGGTACCGGCGTATTGCTGCGCGGTTTGCCCAACTATTACATTGATAAAGCCAATCGTGAGGGCGTATTTAACGGCCGCGTGGTGGTGGTCAAATCTACCGATACCGGTTCGGCCACTGATTTTGACCGTCAGGACAGCCTGTACACCCTCCACATCAAAGGCATCGACGAGGGTAAGCATGTTGATGAGCAGATCATCTGTTCGGCCATCAGCCGTGTGCTATCGGCCGGTACCGATTGGGATGCCATCCTGAAGGTGGCTCAAAGCCCCGACCTGCAGATCGTGATATCCAACACCACCGAGGTGGGCATACAGTTGGTACAGGATGATATTCGCAAGCATCCGCCCGTATCCTTCCCGGGTAAGTTACTGGCGGTATTGTATGAGCGTTACCAGGCATTCAACGGCAGCGCCGATAGCGGTTTGGTGATCGTGCCATCTGAGCTGATCGTTGATAACGGCAAAAAGCTGGAGTCCATCGTGCTTGAGCTGGCACACTTGAATAAACTCGAGCCCGCCTTTATGGACTGGCTGGAAGAACATAACTATTTCTGCAACTCACTGGTAGATCGTATCGTTCCGGGTAAGCCCGGTGCGGATCAGGCCGCCCAGCTGCAAAGCGAGTGCGGTTACCAGGATGATCTGCGCATCGTATCAGAGGTGTACTCCCTTTGGGCTATCGAAGGCGATGAGCATGTGAAGAACGTGCTGAGCTTTGCCCAGGTAGATAAAGGCGTGGTAATCGTACCTGATATCGAGATCTTCCGCGAGTTGAAATTGCGTTTACTGAACGGCACGCATACCCTGAGCTGCGCTGTAGCGTTCCTTTCAGGTTTCCGTACCGTGAAGCAAGCCATGGACGATGCCGGCTTCAAACACTTTATCGAACATTTGATGCTGAAAGAGATCGCCCCGGCCATCCCTTATGATGTAGACCATGAGGCCGCTACCGAATTTTCGGCCAAAGTGCTCGATCGTTTCCGCAACCCGGCCATCGAGCATCAGTGGATCAGTATCTCGGCACAATACTCATCAAAGATCAAGATGAGGGTTTTGCCGTTACTGCTTAACCATTACAAAATGTGCGATCTGGTCCCGGTTCACATCGCTACCGGCTTTGCGGCCTTCATCAGGTTCATGAAATGTACCAAGGCCGATAATGGCCAGTACATTGGTCATGCCAACGGTGCCGACTATGTGATCACCGATAGCCAGGCCGATATTTTTGCGCAAGCCTGGCAAAACCATGACCTGCATGATGTGACCTACAGCATACTGAGCAACAAGACCCTGTGGGATACCGACCTGACCCAACTGCCCGGTTTTAAAGAGGCGGTGTTAAAACAGTTGCAGCAGATAGAGGCTCATGGTGCGCAACATATCCTGGCCAAAGAAACGTTAGTATAA